The genomic stretch GGACCGACCCGGCGAGGACGCCGGGCTCCTTCTCGAAGCGGGCGTCGACGAACAGAAAGCCGAACGGAAGGCTCGCGCGGGTGCTCGGCGCGGTGACGTAGCCGGTCGGGTTCTTGTCGGCGCGGTCGCGCGACACGATCACGCACTCGTCGAACACCACCTGCCCGCCGCCGAAGATGAAGTCGACGTGCCCCGCGATGCGTGAGCGCCACACGTACGTCCGGCCCGTGTCGGGGAAGAACGTGTCCTGGTAGCCGATGAGGGCGACCTCCGAGAGGACGGTCCGGTCGCTCCCGGCGTCGAGGGTGAGCGCGACGCCCTGGGGGCTGCCGAGCTTGGTCGGGTCCCCATCAGGCTTGGCCTCGTTGGCGGGGTAGTCGAAGGCGTTCTCGATGGTGAGCGTCTCGGCACGGAAGCCAGGGGCCGACACGCGGACGGTCGCGCTCCTCAATGTCCCCACCGCCTGCCCGTCCGCCCCGAGCGTACCGCCAGCGTCGTCGAACGTCAGCACCGTCCCATCGCGGCTCTCGCCGACGAGGTGGACGTCTGGCGCAGTGACGACCAGCTTCTCGTGGTAGCGCCCGTCGCGGATCCAGATCCGGTACGGACCGTCGCGCTCGACGGGGGCCGAGGCCAGGGCGGCGGTCACGGACGCGAACCGTGGGACCCCATCGATCTCGGCCCCGTCGCCGGCCGAGTGGGAGGCGTCGACGACGGCGTCGAACGCGGGCGGCTCGGGGAGCAGCAGGTGCTCGGCGACGCGGAGCCCGGCGTCGCGGAGGCCCTCCGCCGCGAGCCGCGCTATGACCGACGCGCCGAGCGGCGAGACGTGCGTGTTGTCGTCCAGGCCGTCCGGGTAGTTGGGTGACTCGCCGGGGGCGAGGATGAGAAAGAGATCCTTGGACCCCTCCGCCCCCCACGCCCGGAGCGTCGCCTCACTCGCCCGGTGCATGTCGACCAGCGGCGCGCCCGTCTCGTCGGCGACGGCCCGCGTCAGGTCCGGATACGGGCCGTGCACGTCGTAGAACTGGCCCGCCTCGTCGAAGCGGCGGCGGACGATGGGCGTCAGCAGCACCGGCGTCGCGTCGAGGTGCCGCACGTCGGCGACGAAGCGGCGGAGGTTGCCCTGAAACGCGACGGGCGGCGTGTAACGGTCCAGCTTGCTCTCCGACTGGTCGTTGTGGCCGAACTGGATGAGCACGACGTCGCCGGGCCGGACCT from Rubrivirga sp. SAORIC476 encodes the following:
- a CDS encoding pectinesterase family protein; this translates as MPVLSRFSGLALIVLLAGFVLAPRPVHVFVAGDSTAAEKRADRRPETGWAEHLQSYFDTDDVRVVNLARNGRSTRTFIEEGRWDALLEEVRPGDVVLIQFGHNDQSESKLDRYTPPVAFQGNLRRFVADVRHLDATPVLLTPIVRRRFDEAGQFYDVHGPYPDLTRAVADETGAPLVDMHRASEATLRAWGAEGSKDLFLILAPGESPNYPDGLDDNTHVSPLGASVIARLAAEGLRDAGLRVAEHLLLPEPPAFDAVVDASHSAGDGAEIDGVPRFASVTAALASAPVERDGPYRIWIRDGRYHEKLVVTAPDVHLVGESRDGTVLTFDDAGGTLGADGQAVGTLRSATVRVSAPGFRAETLTIENAFDYPANEAKPDGDPTKLGSPQGVALTLDAGSDRTVLSEVALIGYQDTFFPDTGRTYVWRSRIAGHVDFIFGGGQVVFDECVIVSRDRADKNPTGYVTAPSTRASLPFGFLFVDARFEKEPGVLAGSVRLGRPWHPGNDPTANGSAVFVRSFMDDHVGEDGYAPISGRSPDGERIWYDLEPTSRFFETETTGPGAHVGPRRPQLLPEAAAAYTPDRVLGGWRPARSLYGSPTREGSGVED